From the genome of Antennarius striatus isolate MH-2024 chromosome 19, ASM4005453v1, whole genome shotgun sequence, one region includes:
- the mia3 gene encoding transport and Golgi organization protein 1 homolog isoform X4: MAAKHFYRQGFLLLLFNFICTAALEKRFSDFKRCADEECSMLLCRGKALKDFSGPDCRFLSVKKSETIYVYYKLSGRRGDIWAGSVGSNFGYFPKYLLAVNHNYTEKEHEIPTEETDFVCFDTGYDKFKNYDIDSLLGSSLEANDGDNKAASDQIQTAEDPQTETQPPADEEGGDEEETEGDEDTEDFDVVPDDPSASLPEIDPEVESETSETEAVPEETQRENEDSDLQKITLERSETKDASVTSESVDKVDDVSGGESVSFLKELQIPELKTTLGTTFDAVVSDDLVTTNFTPFEEEEDEYEESPPDEDPEVKAGTPFLSYSEESVNAPSSDDLKLSQSPSTHQDKPETGEDKNVWSSLGDAVFSVVTGGEVTEQDLSSEEGEDDDDEEEEATSKTPQSFEETKNDVEDPISPEENSAELHLQDPSSRSEPTESTDPNSDTEKLSFADDDDGDDDDEDDDDDDDDESDGEVVRPEEGWEERFKPTETSPSSADPAPQDDPAAVSDDAAEKPTETKEADVFRDSGSDARNAAAQEQREDSADELRDKNAGTDQELLSPEPEIHQDRSTEETRSEDSDADKKEKSVDASPTNQMNDGLMLDVSTEEPEILEEVLSVESQEEEDKETEREEGHQELLADENALFFSESDKVEPVEALPETTTPTGATPEPEYSDSVLRLTLLRDRFTEENMERIQKLLGLKNLFKLEAMFSDLDAELEATRRLQTGATYEIETALEGILETSENAILDEIEKMLDSQGKKRSYDQDVDTSALDEETEILDDFQELAFSLRQKYSTASDTTPLAVEKESYVQQDKKELNVKDEAPHILEDSIEVDNNMTATGHVESPAQTVEELVVLDEVNTSPHVSIEQDGGRYNNNQDNQPSFSESEEIPQIPHTTLQNPLDTGLPVEVEHSPSDSLESMEPVSEIHEEEAGLFSTGIVYMSCILSLMKNKTAEWTIVMISLLPEEWKPGETLYGCPWEAAVVTALVGVVSLALFFWRTVLAVKKREYLVDEKRLTEQIQTLKKEKNNALERMAKLEKQSEQLKENQKQSKEKVTSSRKIIQDLESKVSEAQKLNDELIEDKNKYVKELEEQRKNSLQNETRIDKLEKSNEKLQLSRKKIQEAFAKTTVLLDEAKIREDARNVQHKCLEKDLTALKDESKTLKATIKDWEEKHKELNEQIKVYQKSQKELEDSVVLKDHNVEVLSELLADIDACDSQKGDAKVLANGEVARDKRTAIKNRLKQMMDVSRVQTTLSVVEEERDRFMSKLLNEEKVRKSLEEQHQELEHAIATIKNEKSHVENQFKVLQQKNEIMVEMYQQKENALQQRLTKEELERRSKENMLSEVGGKAMEAEEQVKVLRQRINEMEEQMKKTEEVYKEQIKEQENKTHSNWVNARNAERALSQEKLESSKFREKLAVLTSQLNERRAPLFIPNSGHPAGPRQGPRPPSEPHGRYPENKHLSGMDMTGPRSSSPTNVDVSTQEVDPQIKAESGAEVSSESPEPGPASFLVSPIRDSPGPMVPGPPPGVGPHDQLPPPGRLPPHGSFRPPRPGMYNLPHGPAPFPANGQPVLPPPAPIGEFGPRPANGHAFLPRPGPGHDPRGPPPPQFRPLPPHPYGPMPPPLGVRGPMGPRPPLPPDMRYPGPRDHSGLPLNLPPGVPPHPAHDAYGQAPPNALQNSTGETAGLGRGLHGKQGAPQDSVRPAMAKP; the protein is encoded by the exons ATGGCAGCAAAACACTTTTACCGACAAGgctttttattacttttattcaattttatctGCACGGCAGCCTTGGAAAAACGTTTCTCCGACTTTAAAAGATGCGCCGATGAGGAATGCAGCA TGCTCCTGTGTCGGGGAAAAGCCTTGAAAGATTTCTCAGGACCAGACTGTCGGTTCCTGTCTGTCAAGAAATCAGAAACTATCTATGTTTACTACAAGTTGTCCGGCAGAAGAGGAGACATATGGGCCGGAAGT GTCGGAAGTAACTTTGGATATTTCCCGAAGTACCTTCTTGCTGTTAACCACAATTATACTGAAAAAGAACATGAAATTCCAACAGAg GAAACagattttgtctgttttgacaCTGGAtatgataaatttaaaaattacgaCATAGATTCACTGTTAGGCTCGTCACTGGAGGCCAACGATGGAGACAATAAAGCAGCGTCGGACCAAATCCAAACAGCCGAGGATcctcagacagaaacacaaccaccagccgatgaggaaggtggagatgaagaggaaactgAGGGTGATGAAGACACAGAGGATTTCGATGTTGTCCCAGATGATCCAAGTGCCTCTTTACCTGAAATTGATCCTGAAGTGGAATCTGAAACATCTGAAACAGAAGCTGTtcctgaagaaacacaaagagaaaacgAAGACTCAGATTTGCAGAAAATTACTCTGGAAAGAAGTGAAACAAAAGATGCTTCCGTAACATCTGAATCTGTGGACAAAGTCGATGACGTTTCAGGAGGAGAATcggtttcatttttaaaagaacttCAAATCCCTGAGCTAAAAACGACCCTTGGAACAACTTTTGATGCCGTCGTCTCTGACGATCTCGTCACCACAAACTTTACCCCatttgaagaggaagaagacgagTATGAGGAGAGTCCTCCTGATGAAGACCCCGAAGTTAAAGCAGGAACTCCATTTCTGTCATACTCCGAAGAAAGTGTGAACGCTCCGTCTTCTGATGACCTCAAATTGAGCCAAAGTCCCTCAACACATCAAGATAAACCGGAGACCGGGGAGGACAAGAACGTGTGGAGCTCACTTGGAGATGCTGTTTTTTCGGTTGTCACGGGTGGAGAGGTGACGGAGCAGGATTTGAGTTCggaggaaggagaagatgacgacgatgaggaagaagaggccaCTTCAAAAACCCCTCAGAGCTTTGAGGAAACTAAGAACGACGTTGAAGATCCAATATCTCCAGAGGAGAACAGCGCAGAGCTGCATTTACAGGATCCTTCCTCCAGATCTGAGCCAACAGAAAGTACAGACCCAAACAGTGACACTGAGAAACTCTCatttgctgatgatgatgatggtgatgatgatgatgaggatgatgatgatgatgatgatgatgagagtgATGGAGAAGTGGTCAGACCTGAGGAAGGTTGGGAGGAAAGGTTCAAACCAACAGAAACCAGCCCATCATCGGCGGATCCAGCGCCGCAGGATGATCCCGCCGCTGTTTCTGATGATGCTGCAGAAAAACCCACTGAGACCAAAGAGGCGGACGTGTTCAGAGATTCAGGGAGCGACGCTCGGAACGCCGCCGCTCAGGAGCAGAGGGAGGATTCAGCTGATGAACTGCGAGACAAAAACGCTGGGACGGATCAAGAATTATTGAGTCCGGAACCTGAAATCCATCAGGACCGGTCCACGGAGGAGACGAGGTCAGAGGATTCAGATGCGGACAAGAAGGAGAAAAGCGTAGATGCTAGCCCAACAAATCAGATGAATGATGGTTTAATGTTGGATGTTTCCACTGAGGAACCAGAGATTCTAGAAGAAGTTCTTTCGGTGGAatcacaggaggaggaagacaaggaGACGGAGCGAGAGGAGGGGCATCAGGAATTACTTGCCGATGAAAACGCACTTTTTTTCTCCGAGTCTGACAAAGTAGAACCCGTCGAAGCTTTACCCGAAACGACGACGCCCACCGGGGCGACGCCGGAGCCCGAGTACAGCGACAGCGTGCTGAGGCTGACTTTGCTTCGAGACCGCTTCACAGAGGAGAACATGGAGCGGATCCAGAAGCTCCTGGGTCTCAAGAACCTCTTTAAACTGGAAGCCATGTTCTCGGACTTGGATGCAGAACTGGAGGCCACGCGGCGCTTGCAAACGGGCGCCACGTACGAGATCGAGACCGCGCTGGAAGGTATCCTGGAGACTTCCGAGAACGCTATCCTGGATGAGATCGAGAAGATGCTCGACAGCCAAGGCAAAAAACGCAGCTACGACCAAGACGTGGACACAAGTGCCTTAGACGAGGAGACGGAAATCCTGGACGACTTCCAGGAGCTGGCGTTCAGTCTGCGACAGAAGTATTCGACGGCTAGTGACACCACACCTCTGGCAGTGGAAAAAGAGTCCTATGTTCAGCAAG ataaaaaagaattaaatgtgAAAGATGAGGCACCCCATATTCTTGAAGACAGTATTGAGGTtgacaacaacatgacagcAACAGGACACGTGGAAAGTCCAGCACAGACTGTTGAAGAGCTGGTGGTTTTAGACGAGGTCAACACTTCACCTCACGTCAGCATTGAGCAGGATGGCGGACGCTACAATAATAATCAAGACAATCAGCCAAGCTTCAGCGAATCAGAAGAGATACCTCAAATCCCTCATACCACCCTGCAGAATCCACTAGACACGGGTCTTCCTGTCGAGGTGGAGCACTCCCCCTCAG ATTCTCTGGAATCCATGGAACCGGTGTCTGAAATTCACGAAGAAGAAGCAGGATTGTTCTCAACTGGAATTGTTTACATGAGCTGCATCCTTTCATTGATGAAGAATAAGACTGCAGAGTGGACCATTGTG ATGATTTCTCTACTCCCTGAAGAGTGGAAGCCCGGGGAAACTTTGTACGGTTGTCCCTGGGAGGCTGCTGTCGTCACCGCTTTGGTTGGAGTGGTGTCGTTGGCCCTGTTCTTCTGGAGAACCGTGTTGGCA GTGAAGAAGAGAGAATACCTGG TGGATGAAAAAAGATTGACAGAACAGATTCAGACtctaaaaaaagagaagaacaaTGCCCTTGAAAGAATGGCTAAACTTGAGAAACAG agcgaacaactgaaagaaaatcaaaagcaGTCAAAAGAAAAAGTCACCAGCTCAAGAAAAATAATCCAAGACCTGGAG aGCAAAGTTTCAGAAGCACAAAAACTGAACGATGAGTTAATAGAAGACAAGAATAAATATGTCAAAGAACTTGAAGAACAGAGGAAAAATTCTCTGCAGAATGAAACCAGG ATTGACAAACTGGAGAAGTCAAAcgagaagctgcagctgagcagGAAGAAGATCCAGGAAGCTTTCGCTAAG actACCGTCCTCCTGGATGAGGCCAAGATACGGGAAGACGCCAGAAACGTTCAGCACAAATGTCTGGAGAAAGATTTAACCGCGCTAAAAGATGAGAGTAAAACG cTTAAGGCAACGATTAAGGACTGGGAGGAGAAACACAAGGAGCTGAATGAGCAGATTAAAGTCTATCAGAAGTCCcagaaagagctggaggattCTGTGGTGCTCAAAGACCACAACGTGGAG GTTCTGTCTGAACTCCTAGCAGATATCGATGCCTGCGATTCACAAAAAGGCGACGCCAAAGTTTTAGCCAACGGTGAAGTCGCACGTG ACAAGAGGACAGCCATTAAAAACCGGCTCAAACAGATGATGGATGTTTCTCGG GTCCAAACGACACTCTCGGTCGTCGAAGAAGAACGTGATCGCTTCATGTCCAAACTGTTGAATGAGGAAAAGGTTCGGAAGTCACTGGAAG AGCAACACCAGGAGCTGGAGCACGCCATCGCGACAATCAAGAACGAGAAAAGCCATGTCGAAAACCAGTTCAAAGTCCTCCAGCAGAAAAATGAGATTATGGTAGAAATGTATCAGCAGAAGGAGAACGCCTTGCAGCA GAGATTAACCAAAGAGGAGCTAGAGCGGCGCAGCAAAGAGAACATGCTgtcggaggtgggaggaaaagcCATGGAGGCCGAGGAGCAGGTGAAAGTCTTACGACAGCGCATTAATGAGATGGAGgagcagatgaagaaaacagagGAGGTCTATAAAGAGCAG atCAAGGAACAGGAGAATAAAACTCACTCAAACTGG gtcAACGCTCGGAATGCAGAGCGAGCTCTGAGTCAGGAGAAGCTGGAATCGTCCAAATTCAGAGAAAA GCTGGCGGTTCTGACCTCCCAGCTCAACGAGCGCCGCGCTCCTCTCTTCATCCCCAACTCTGGACATCCTGCAGGACCTCGCCaag GTCCACGACCTCCGTCAGAACCTCACGGTCGTTACCCTGAAAACAAACACCTCTCTGGAATGG ACATGACGGGCCCCCGCAGCTCCTCCCCCACCAACGTGGACGTATCG ACACAGGAAGTAGATCCACAGATTAAAGCAGAGTCGGGGGCTGAGGTCTCCTCAGAGAGTCCAGAGCCA GGCCCCGCCTCCTTCCTGGTATCTCCAATCAGGGACTCTCCGGGCCCCATGGTGCCAGGACCCCCACCAGGGGTGGGCCCCCACGACCAGCTCCCGCCTCCGGGCCGCCTGCCGCCCCACGGATCCTTCAGACCGCCGCGACCCGGCATGTACAACCTCCCTCACGGTCCGGCTCCGTTCCCAGCCAACGGACAACCGGTCCTGCCCCCGCCTGCTCCGATCGGAgaattcggccctcgacccgccAACGGACACGCATTCCTCCCCAGGCCAGGCCCCGGACACGATCCTCGGGGTCCCCCGCCGCCACAGTTCCGTCCTCTCCCACCTCATCCCTATGGCCCGATGCCGCCACCGCTCg GAGTCCGTGGACCCATGGGGCCCCGCCCGCCCCTCCCTCCAGACATGCGCTACCCCGGACCACGCGACCACTCCGGCCTGCCCCTCAACCTGCCTCCGGGCGTCCCTCCACACCCCGCACACGACGCTTACGGCCAGGCTCCGCCTAACGCCCTCCAGAACTCGACGGGAGAAACCGCCGGCCTCGGGAGGGGCCTGCACGGAAAGCAGGGGGCCCCTCAGGACTCAGTGAGGCCAGCCATGGCCAAGccttaa
- the mia3 gene encoding transport and Golgi organization protein 1 homolog isoform X5 produces the protein MAAKHFYRQGFLLLLFNFICTAALEKRFSDFKRCADEECSMLLCRGKALKDFSGPDCRFLSVKKSETIYVYYKLSGRRGDIWAGSVGSNFGYFPKYLLAVNHNYTEKEHEIPTEETDFVCFDTGYDKFKNYDIDSLLGSSLEANDGDNKAASDQIQTAEDPQTETQPPADEEGGDEEETEGDEDTEDFDVVPDDPSASLPEIDPEVESETSETEAVPEETQRENEDSDLQKITLERSETKDASVTSESVDKVDDVSGGESVSFLKELQIPELKTTLGTTFDAVVSDDLVTTNFTPFEEEEDEYEESPPDEDPEVKAGTPFLSYSEESVNAPSSDDLKLSQSPSTHQDKPETGEDKNVWSSLGDAVFSVVTGGEVTEQDLSSEEGEDDDDEEEEATSKTPQSFEETKNDVEDPISPEENSAELHLQDPSSRSEPTESTDPNSDTEKLSFADDDDGDDDDEDDDDDDDDESDGEVVRPEEGWEERFKPTETSPSSADPAPQDDPAAVSDDAAEKPTETKEADVFRDSGSDARNAAAQEQREDSADELRDKNAGTDQELLSPEPEIHQDRSTEETRSEDSDADKKEKSVDASPTNQMNDGLMLDVSTEEPEILEEVLSVESQEEEDKETEREEGHQELLADENALFFSESDKVEPVEALPETTTPTGATPEPEYSDSVLRLTLLRDRFTEENMERIQKLLGLKNLFKLEAMFSDLDAELEATRRLQTGATYEIETALEGILETSENAILDEIEKMLDSQGKKRSYDQDVDTSALDEETEILDDFQELAFSLRQKYSTASDTTPLAVEKESYVQQDKKELNVKDEAPHILEDSIEVDNNMTATGHVESPAQTVEELVVLDEVNTSPHVSIEQDGGRYNNNQDNQPSFSESEEIPQIPHTTLQNPLDTGLPVEVEHSPSDSLESMEPVSEIHEEEAGLFSTGIVYMSCILSLMKNKTAEWTIVMISLLPEEWKPGETLYGCPWEAAVVTALVGVVSLALFFWRTVLAVKKREYLVDEKRLTEQIQTLKKEKNNALERMAKLEKQSEQLKENQKQSKEKVTSSRKIIQDLESKVSEAQKLNDELIEDKNKYVKELEEQRKNSLQNETRIDKLEKSNEKLQLSRKKIQEAFAKTTVLLDEAKIREDARNVQHKCLEKDLTALKDESKTLKATIKDWEEKHKELNEQIKVYQKSQKELEDSVVLKDHNVEVLSELLADIDACDSQKGDAKVLANGEVARDKRTAIKNRLKQMMDVSRVQTTLSVVEEERDRFMSKLLNEEKVRKSLEEQHQELEHAIATIKNEKSHVENQFKVLQQKNEIMVEMYQQKENALQQRLTKEELERRSKENMLSEVGGKAMEAEEQVKVLRQRINEMEEQMKKTEEVYKEQIKEQENKTHSNWVNARNAERALSQEKLESSKFREKLAVLTSQLNERRAPLFIPNSGHPAGPRQGDSYGPSPVSGGAPSPPLMIEGPRRPPSAPVGRRIDPYDMTGPRSSSPTNVDVSGPASFLVSPIRDSPGPMVPGPPPGVGPHDQLPPPGRLPPHGSFRPPRPGMYNLPHGPAPFPANGQPVLPPPAPIGEFGPRPANGHAFLPRPGPGHDPRGPPPPQFRPLPPHPYGPMPPPLGVRGPMGPRPPLPPDMRYPGPRDHSGLPLNLPPGVPPHPAHDAYGQAPPNALQNSTGETAGLGRGLHGKQGAPQDSVRPAMAKP, from the exons ATGGCAGCAAAACACTTTTACCGACAAGgctttttattacttttattcaattttatctGCACGGCAGCCTTGGAAAAACGTTTCTCCGACTTTAAAAGATGCGCCGATGAGGAATGCAGCA TGCTCCTGTGTCGGGGAAAAGCCTTGAAAGATTTCTCAGGACCAGACTGTCGGTTCCTGTCTGTCAAGAAATCAGAAACTATCTATGTTTACTACAAGTTGTCCGGCAGAAGAGGAGACATATGGGCCGGAAGT GTCGGAAGTAACTTTGGATATTTCCCGAAGTACCTTCTTGCTGTTAACCACAATTATACTGAAAAAGAACATGAAATTCCAACAGAg GAAACagattttgtctgttttgacaCTGGAtatgataaatttaaaaattacgaCATAGATTCACTGTTAGGCTCGTCACTGGAGGCCAACGATGGAGACAATAAAGCAGCGTCGGACCAAATCCAAACAGCCGAGGATcctcagacagaaacacaaccaccagccgatgaggaaggtggagatgaagaggaaactgAGGGTGATGAAGACACAGAGGATTTCGATGTTGTCCCAGATGATCCAAGTGCCTCTTTACCTGAAATTGATCCTGAAGTGGAATCTGAAACATCTGAAACAGAAGCTGTtcctgaagaaacacaaagagaaaacgAAGACTCAGATTTGCAGAAAATTACTCTGGAAAGAAGTGAAACAAAAGATGCTTCCGTAACATCTGAATCTGTGGACAAAGTCGATGACGTTTCAGGAGGAGAATcggtttcatttttaaaagaacttCAAATCCCTGAGCTAAAAACGACCCTTGGAACAACTTTTGATGCCGTCGTCTCTGACGATCTCGTCACCACAAACTTTACCCCatttgaagaggaagaagacgagTATGAGGAGAGTCCTCCTGATGAAGACCCCGAAGTTAAAGCAGGAACTCCATTTCTGTCATACTCCGAAGAAAGTGTGAACGCTCCGTCTTCTGATGACCTCAAATTGAGCCAAAGTCCCTCAACACATCAAGATAAACCGGAGACCGGGGAGGACAAGAACGTGTGGAGCTCACTTGGAGATGCTGTTTTTTCGGTTGTCACGGGTGGAGAGGTGACGGAGCAGGATTTGAGTTCggaggaaggagaagatgacgacgatgaggaagaagaggccaCTTCAAAAACCCCTCAGAGCTTTGAGGAAACTAAGAACGACGTTGAAGATCCAATATCTCCAGAGGAGAACAGCGCAGAGCTGCATTTACAGGATCCTTCCTCCAGATCTGAGCCAACAGAAAGTACAGACCCAAACAGTGACACTGAGAAACTCTCatttgctgatgatgatgatggtgatgatgatgatgaggatgatgatgatgatgatgatgatgagagtgATGGAGAAGTGGTCAGACCTGAGGAAGGTTGGGAGGAAAGGTTCAAACCAACAGAAACCAGCCCATCATCGGCGGATCCAGCGCCGCAGGATGATCCCGCCGCTGTTTCTGATGATGCTGCAGAAAAACCCACTGAGACCAAAGAGGCGGACGTGTTCAGAGATTCAGGGAGCGACGCTCGGAACGCCGCCGCTCAGGAGCAGAGGGAGGATTCAGCTGATGAACTGCGAGACAAAAACGCTGGGACGGATCAAGAATTATTGAGTCCGGAACCTGAAATCCATCAGGACCGGTCCACGGAGGAGACGAGGTCAGAGGATTCAGATGCGGACAAGAAGGAGAAAAGCGTAGATGCTAGCCCAACAAATCAGATGAATGATGGTTTAATGTTGGATGTTTCCACTGAGGAACCAGAGATTCTAGAAGAAGTTCTTTCGGTGGAatcacaggaggaggaagacaaggaGACGGAGCGAGAGGAGGGGCATCAGGAATTACTTGCCGATGAAAACGCACTTTTTTTCTCCGAGTCTGACAAAGTAGAACCCGTCGAAGCTTTACCCGAAACGACGACGCCCACCGGGGCGACGCCGGAGCCCGAGTACAGCGACAGCGTGCTGAGGCTGACTTTGCTTCGAGACCGCTTCACAGAGGAGAACATGGAGCGGATCCAGAAGCTCCTGGGTCTCAAGAACCTCTTTAAACTGGAAGCCATGTTCTCGGACTTGGATGCAGAACTGGAGGCCACGCGGCGCTTGCAAACGGGCGCCACGTACGAGATCGAGACCGCGCTGGAAGGTATCCTGGAGACTTCCGAGAACGCTATCCTGGATGAGATCGAGAAGATGCTCGACAGCCAAGGCAAAAAACGCAGCTACGACCAAGACGTGGACACAAGTGCCTTAGACGAGGAGACGGAAATCCTGGACGACTTCCAGGAGCTGGCGTTCAGTCTGCGACAGAAGTATTCGACGGCTAGTGACACCACACCTCTGGCAGTGGAAAAAGAGTCCTATGTTCAGCAAG ataaaaaagaattaaatgtgAAAGATGAGGCACCCCATATTCTTGAAGACAGTATTGAGGTtgacaacaacatgacagcAACAGGACACGTGGAAAGTCCAGCACAGACTGTTGAAGAGCTGGTGGTTTTAGACGAGGTCAACACTTCACCTCACGTCAGCATTGAGCAGGATGGCGGACGCTACAATAATAATCAAGACAATCAGCCAAGCTTCAGCGAATCAGAAGAGATACCTCAAATCCCTCATACCACCCTGCAGAATCCACTAGACACGGGTCTTCCTGTCGAGGTGGAGCACTCCCCCTCAG ATTCTCTGGAATCCATGGAACCGGTGTCTGAAATTCACGAAGAAGAAGCAGGATTGTTCTCAACTGGAATTGTTTACATGAGCTGCATCCTTTCATTGATGAAGAATAAGACTGCAGAGTGGACCATTGTG ATGATTTCTCTACTCCCTGAAGAGTGGAAGCCCGGGGAAACTTTGTACGGTTGTCCCTGGGAGGCTGCTGTCGTCACCGCTTTGGTTGGAGTGGTGTCGTTGGCCCTGTTCTTCTGGAGAACCGTGTTGGCA GTGAAGAAGAGAGAATACCTGG TGGATGAAAAAAGATTGACAGAACAGATTCAGACtctaaaaaaagagaagaacaaTGCCCTTGAAAGAATGGCTAAACTTGAGAAACAG agcgaacaactgaaagaaaatcaaaagcaGTCAAAAGAAAAAGTCACCAGCTCAAGAAAAATAATCCAAGACCTGGAG aGCAAAGTTTCAGAAGCACAAAAACTGAACGATGAGTTAATAGAAGACAAGAATAAATATGTCAAAGAACTTGAAGAACAGAGGAAAAATTCTCTGCAGAATGAAACCAGG ATTGACAAACTGGAGAAGTCAAAcgagaagctgcagctgagcagGAAGAAGATCCAGGAAGCTTTCGCTAAG actACCGTCCTCCTGGATGAGGCCAAGATACGGGAAGACGCCAGAAACGTTCAGCACAAATGTCTGGAGAAAGATTTAACCGCGCTAAAAGATGAGAGTAAAACG cTTAAGGCAACGATTAAGGACTGGGAGGAGAAACACAAGGAGCTGAATGAGCAGATTAAAGTCTATCAGAAGTCCcagaaagagctggaggattCTGTGGTGCTCAAAGACCACAACGTGGAG GTTCTGTCTGAACTCCTAGCAGATATCGATGCCTGCGATTCACAAAAAGGCGACGCCAAAGTTTTAGCCAACGGTGAAGTCGCACGTG ACAAGAGGACAGCCATTAAAAACCGGCTCAAACAGATGATGGATGTTTCTCGG GTCCAAACGACACTCTCGGTCGTCGAAGAAGAACGTGATCGCTTCATGTCCAAACTGTTGAATGAGGAAAAGGTTCGGAAGTCACTGGAAG AGCAACACCAGGAGCTGGAGCACGCCATCGCGACAATCAAGAACGAGAAAAGCCATGTCGAAAACCAGTTCAAAGTCCTCCAGCAGAAAAATGAGATTATGGTAGAAATGTATCAGCAGAAGGAGAACGCCTTGCAGCA GAGATTAACCAAAGAGGAGCTAGAGCGGCGCAGCAAAGAGAACATGCTgtcggaggtgggaggaaaagcCATGGAGGCCGAGGAGCAGGTGAAAGTCTTACGACAGCGCATTAATGAGATGGAGgagcagatgaagaaaacagagGAGGTCTATAAAGAGCAG atCAAGGAACAGGAGAATAAAACTCACTCAAACTGG gtcAACGCTCGGAATGCAGAGCGAGCTCTGAGTCAGGAGAAGCTGGAATCGTCCAAATTCAGAGAAAA GCTGGCGGTTCTGACCTCCCAGCTCAACGAGCGCCGCGCTCCTCTCTTCATCCCCAACTCTGGACATCCTGCAGGACCTCGCCaag GTGATTCTTACGGGCCCTCTCCTGTGAGCGGGGGCGCGCCGTCCCCCCCTCTAATGATCGAGGGTCCCAGGCGCCCCCCGTCGGCCCCGGTGGGGCGAAGAATCGACCCGTATG ACATGACGGGCCCCCGCAGCTCCTCCCCCACCAACGTGGACGTATCG GGCCCCGCCTCCTTCCTGGTATCTCCAATCAGGGACTCTCCGGGCCCCATGGTGCCAGGACCCCCACCAGGGGTGGGCCCCCACGACCAGCTCCCGCCTCCGGGCCGCCTGCCGCCCCACGGATCCTTCAGACCGCCGCGACCCGGCATGTACAACCTCCCTCACGGTCCGGCTCCGTTCCCAGCCAACGGACAACCGGTCCTGCCCCCGCCTGCTCCGATCGGAgaattcggccctcgacccgccAACGGACACGCATTCCTCCCCAGGCCAGGCCCCGGACACGATCCTCGGGGTCCCCCGCCGCCACAGTTCCGTCCTCTCCCACCTCATCCCTATGGCCCGATGCCGCCACCGCTCg GAGTCCGTGGACCCATGGGGCCCCGCCCGCCCCTCCCTCCAGACATGCGCTACCCCGGACCACGCGACCACTCCGGCCTGCCCCTCAACCTGCCTCCGGGCGTCCCTCCACACCCCGCACACGACGCTTACGGCCAGGCTCCGCCTAACGCCCTCCAGAACTCGACGGGAGAAACCGCCGGCCTCGGGAGGGGCCTGCACGGAAAGCAGGGGGCCCCTCAGGACTCAGTGAGGCCAGCCATGGCCAAGccttaa